From a region of the Anaeromyxobacter sp. genome:
- the asnB gene encoding asparagine synthase (glutamine-hydrolyzing), with protein MCGIAGLVTLHDGAPPPSRQALTAMVAAVRHRGPDEFGLYRDARAGLGHARLSIIDLSTGQQPLCNEDGTLWIAFNGEIFNYLELRAELLALGHRFRTASDTEVIVHAFEAWGEAAFERFNGQFAIALWDAARERLVLARDPLGVRPLYLCEHGGRLYFASEVKSIFAADHAIPRALDPVGLAETFTFWTVVPPQSVFQGVSELPPGHLRVVTRQGSEERCFWRPRYPAGPAEGFRGSLDEAVGQVRQALEDAVRLRMLRSDVPVGCYLSGGLDSSLVAALGRRVKGERFLTFSLRFEDAEYDETGYQREVAALIGSDHRDVVVSRKDIGAAFPAVVYHAERPLLRTAPAPLFLLSGLVRQSGIKVVLTGEGADEMFAGYDLFREAKVRRFWGRLPGSTLRPRLLERLYPYLARSPVAQQALAREFFGRGREGWRSPGFGHQTRWQPAAALQRLFTGALRQAAAGTDVVARLLGSLPPEHGRWSTLAQDQYLEVRTLLSGYLLSSQGDRMLMGHSVEGRFPFLDAGVVALANSLPSGFKLQGLDEKHVLKRAAEGLVPESVIRRTKQPYRAPDALSFVGAAAPPWAADLMGERALADAGVFEPRLAAQLWRKCQAHGAQGQFSNSDNMALVGVLSTQLLHDQLVRNLPATPPITFRTDVDRLEPQACH; from the coding sequence ATGTGCGGCATCGCCGGGCTGGTCACGCTCCATGACGGGGCGCCGCCGCCGTCCCGCCAGGCGCTGACGGCCATGGTGGCGGCGGTGCGCCACCGCGGCCCCGACGAGTTCGGGCTGTACCGCGACGCCCGCGCCGGGCTGGGCCACGCCCGGCTCTCCATCATCGACCTCTCGACCGGCCAGCAGCCGCTCTGCAACGAGGACGGCACCCTCTGGATCGCCTTCAACGGGGAGATCTTCAACTACCTCGAGCTGCGCGCCGAGCTGCTGGCGCTGGGGCACCGCTTCCGCACGGCCAGCGACACCGAGGTCATCGTGCACGCCTTCGAGGCCTGGGGCGAGGCGGCCTTCGAGCGCTTCAACGGCCAGTTCGCCATCGCGCTGTGGGACGCCGCCCGGGAGCGGCTGGTCCTGGCCCGGGATCCGCTGGGCGTGCGCCCCCTCTACCTGTGCGAGCACGGCGGCCGGCTCTACTTCGCCAGCGAGGTGAAGTCGATCTTCGCGGCCGACCACGCCATCCCCCGCGCCCTCGACCCGGTCGGGCTGGCGGAGACCTTCACCTTCTGGACCGTGGTCCCGCCCCAGTCGGTCTTCCAGGGCGTCAGCGAGCTGCCGCCCGGGCACCTGCGGGTGGTGACGCGCCAGGGGAGCGAGGAGCGCTGCTTCTGGCGCCCACGCTACCCGGCCGGCCCGGCGGAGGGCTTCCGCGGCTCGCTGGACGAGGCGGTCGGGCAGGTGCGCCAGGCCCTGGAGGACGCGGTGCGGCTGCGCATGCTGCGCTCGGACGTCCCGGTCGGCTGCTACCTGTCGGGCGGGCTCGACAGCTCCCTGGTGGCGGCCCTGGGCCGCCGGGTGAAGGGGGAGCGGTTCCTCACCTTCTCGCTGCGCTTCGAGGACGCCGAGTACGACGAGACCGGCTACCAGCGCGAGGTGGCGGCCCTCATCGGGAGCGACCACCGCGACGTGGTGGTCTCCCGAAAGGACATCGGCGCCGCCTTCCCGGCCGTGGTCTACCACGCCGAGCGTCCGCTGCTGCGCACCGCGCCGGCCCCCCTCTTCCTGCTCTCCGGGCTGGTGCGCCAGTCGGGGATCAAGGTGGTCCTCACCGGCGAGGGGGCCGACGAGATGTTCGCCGGCTACGACCTGTTCCGCGAGGCGAAGGTGCGGCGCTTCTGGGGCCGCCTCCCCGGCTCGACGCTGCGGCCCCGCCTGCTGGAGCGGCTCTACCCGTACCTGGCCCGCTCGCCCGTGGCCCAGCAGGCGCTGGCCCGCGAGTTCTTCGGCAGGGGCCGGGAGGGCTGGCGCTCCCCTGGCTTCGGGCACCAGACCCGCTGGCAGCCCGCCGCCGCCCTGCAGCGGCTCTTCACCGGTGCGCTGCGGCAGGCCGCCGCAGGAACCGACGTGGTGGCCCGGCTCCTCGGCTCGCTGCCGCCCGAGCACGGCCGCTGGTCCACCCTGGCGCAGGACCAGTACCTGGAGGTGCGCACCCTCCTCTCGGGGTACCTGCTCTCGTCGCAGGGCGACCGGATGCTCATGGGCCACTCGGTGGAGGGCCGCTTCCCCTTCCTCGACGCCGGCGTGGTGGCGCTGGCCAACTCGCTGCCCTCCGGCTTCAAGCTGCAGGGGCTCGACGAGAAGCACGTCCTCAAGCGGGCGGCCGAGGGGCTGGTGCCGGAGTCCGTCATCCGCCGCACCAAGCAGCCCTACCGCGCCCCCGACGCCCTCTCCTTCGTGGGGGCGGCCGCTCCGCCGTGGGCGGCCGACCTGATGGGCGAGCGGGCCCTGGCCGACGCCGGCGTGTTCGAGCCCAGGCTGGCGGCTCAGCTGTGGCGCAAGTGCCAGGCCCACGGCGCGCAGGGGCAGTTCTCCAACTCGGACAACATGGCGCTGGTCGGCGTCCTCTCCACCCAGCTCCTGCACGACCAGCTGGTCCGGAACCTGCCCGCCACCCCGCCCATCACCTTCCGCACCGACGTCGACCGCCTGGAGCCCCAGGCCTGTCACTGA
- a CDS encoding glycoside hydrolase family 9 protein: MSARRAWAAAGAAALLAGLLLALAGPPPLDVARGLAKRLVGYPAWRQRAAGRDPQAAFDHLATSQVGYAPAMPKAFTSPRPFTGFRVVDLADGRTALRGGGPAREVPTALLGDRPTAWIGDFTPLAAPGRYRVELDDGLASFPFQVGPDVFEGALRATQRALYFQRAFTAIEPRHAEGPWSHASDAHLAPPGVRQGWHDAGDFTIYSASAASTLFWLLSTAADFAPVADDTNLPESGNGRPDLLDEAGWGLGWLLSVQDGSGGFRNTTCQEAYGPYGTNRPEGMPPYRDGEVGSLATARAVGILAFAAEVLRPHDPALATRCLAAARRGYRFLEARPGEASDGPTCPNYRQDGDQAAGRGARLFAAAGLLLATGEARFRQDFEADPPDLSSDPSAYRFDVFAALLYLRAPAGDPGLRSALAQRLAARAAALRREAAAHPFRWSGRYHWGSIGAAFHRSAAFSVRACLADPEGAAADCAQALDDLHYALGRNALQLAYLSGLEGVSRGRRHAFHHWLATLGATPHLFPGLVAGGPAAAPEAADRSYPHARPLPIWGYWGDPAMPRDEATPVDGRYTDNDSWSTNEVDVDWQAVTLYQLHFARWWARRGTPGTPRGGAGAAPDPAPVLEVAPRGRP; encoded by the coding sequence GTGAGCGCGCGGCGGGCATGGGCCGCGGCGGGTGCGGCGGCGCTCCTGGCCGGCCTCCTGCTGGCGCTGGCCGGTCCCCCTCCCCTCGACGTGGCCAGGGGCCTGGCGAAGCGCTTGGTAGGCTACCCGGCCTGGCGGCAGCGAGCCGCCGGCCGCGACCCCCAGGCCGCCTTCGACCACCTGGCCACCTCGCAGGTGGGCTACGCCCCGGCCATGCCGAAGGCCTTCACCTCGCCGCGCCCCTTCACCGGGTTCCGGGTGGTGGACCTGGCGGACGGCCGCACGGCGCTCCGCGGCGGCGGGCCGGCCCGCGAGGTCCCGACCGCGCTCCTGGGCGACCGGCCCACCGCCTGGATCGGCGACTTCACGCCGCTGGCGGCGCCGGGGCGCTACCGCGTCGAGCTCGACGACGGCCTGGCCAGCTTCCCGTTCCAGGTGGGGCCGGACGTCTTCGAGGGCGCGCTGCGGGCGACGCAGCGGGCGCTCTACTTCCAGCGCGCCTTCACCGCCATCGAGCCCCGCCACGCCGAGGGTCCCTGGAGCCACGCCAGCGACGCGCACCTGGCGCCGCCTGGCGTGCGGCAGGGCTGGCACGACGCGGGCGACTTCACCATCTACAGCGCCTCCGCGGCGAGCACGCTCTTCTGGCTGCTCTCGACCGCCGCCGACTTCGCCCCGGTGGCCGACGACACCAACCTCCCCGAGTCGGGGAACGGCCGGCCCGACCTGCTCGACGAGGCGGGCTGGGGCCTGGGCTGGCTGCTCTCGGTGCAGGACGGCTCGGGGGGCTTCAGGAACACCACCTGCCAGGAGGCCTACGGGCCCTACGGGACCAACCGACCCGAGGGCATGCCGCCCTACCGGGACGGCGAGGTCGGCTCGCTGGCCACGGCGCGGGCGGTCGGGATCCTGGCCTTCGCCGCCGAGGTGCTCCGGCCCCATGACCCCGCCCTGGCGACGCGCTGCCTGGCCGCGGCCCGGCGCGGGTATCGCTTCCTCGAGGCGCGCCCCGGCGAGGCCAGCGACGGCCCCACCTGCCCCAACTACCGGCAGGACGGCGACCAGGCGGCCGGCCGCGGCGCGCGGCTGTTTGCCGCAGCCGGGCTGCTCCTGGCCACCGGCGAGGCGCGGTTCCGGCAGGACTTCGAGGCGGACCCGCCGGACCTCTCCAGCGACCCGAGCGCCTACCGCTTCGACGTGTTCGCCGCGCTCCTGTACCTGCGCGCCCCGGCCGGCGACCCGGGGCTGCGCTCGGCCCTGGCGCAGCGGCTCGCCGCGCGCGCCGCCGCGCTCCGCCGCGAGGCGGCGGCGCACCCCTTCCGGTGGAGCGGGCGCTACCACTGGGGCTCCATCGGCGCCGCGTTCCACCGCAGCGCGGCCTTCAGCGTGCGGGCCTGCCTGGCGGATCCCGAGGGGGCGGCGGCCGACTGCGCGCAGGCCCTGGACGACCTCCATTACGCGCTGGGGCGCAACGCGCTGCAGCTCGCCTACCTGAGCGGCCTCGAGGGCGTCAGCCGGGGCCGGCGCCACGCCTTCCACCACTGGCTGGCGACCCTGGGCGCCACGCCGCACCTCTTCCCGGGGCTGGTGGCCGGCGGCCCCGCGGCGGCGCCGGAGGCCGCCGACCGCTCCTACCCGCACGCCCGGCCCCTCCCGATCTGGGGGTACTGGGGGGATCCGGCCATGCCGCGCGACGAGGCCACGCCGGTGGACGGCCGCTACACCGACAACGACAGCTGGTCGACCAACGAGGTGGACGTCGACTGGCAGGCCGTCACGCTGTACCAGCTCCACTTCGCCCGCTGGTGGGCCCGGCGGGGGACACCGGGGACGCCCCGGGGCGGCGCAGGGGCCGCGCCGGACCCGGCGCCCGTGCTAGAAGTGGCTCCTCGGGGCCGCCCGTGA
- a CDS encoding glycosyltransferase family 2 protein, protein MDHRRYLLVSPCRDEARDIRRTLDSVAAQSVPPALWIVVDDGSRDETPAILEEYARRLPYLRVVRRTDRGARSVGPGVIEAFYHGLEQARLDDYDYLCKLDMDLDLPVRYFELLMERMERSPRLGSTSGKPWFHHPLTGALTPEAIGDEMSVGASKFYRVACFQEIGGFVRQIMWDGIDCHRARLLGWTVESCGDEALRFLHLRPMGSSQGRGIWAGRVRTGFGQYFMGSSPLFFLASAIYRLPLHPIVIGSVAMLWGYFSSAVRRLPRYGDAEFRRFLRRYQHLALLMGKAAASKRVEAAQAAVWHRRHGAVDADPAAAGQRRAG, encoded by the coding sequence GTGGATCACCGCCGCTACCTGCTCGTCTCCCCCTGCCGCGACGAGGCCAGGGACATCCGCCGCACCCTGGACAGCGTGGCCGCCCAGTCGGTGCCGCCGGCGCTCTGGATCGTGGTGGACGACGGCTCCAGGGACGAGACGCCCGCCATCCTGGAGGAGTACGCCCGCCGGCTCCCCTACCTGCGCGTGGTGCGCCGGACCGATCGCGGCGCCCGCTCGGTGGGCCCGGGCGTGATCGAGGCCTTCTACCACGGCCTGGAGCAGGCCCGACTCGACGACTACGACTACCTGTGCAAGCTCGACATGGACCTGGATCTCCCGGTCCGCTACTTCGAGCTGCTCATGGAGCGGATGGAGCGCTCCCCCCGGCTCGGCTCCACCTCGGGGAAGCCCTGGTTCCACCACCCGCTCACCGGGGCGCTGACCCCCGAGGCCATCGGCGACGAGATGTCGGTGGGCGCCTCCAAGTTCTACCGGGTGGCCTGCTTCCAGGAGATCGGCGGCTTCGTCCGGCAGATCATGTGGGACGGCATCGACTGCCACCGGGCCCGCCTGCTGGGCTGGACGGTGGAGAGCTGCGGCGACGAGGCGCTGCGGTTCCTGCACCTGCGCCCCATGGGCTCGAGCCAGGGGCGGGGCATCTGGGCCGGCCGGGTGCGCACCGGGTTCGGCCAGTACTTCATGGGCTCGTCGCCGCTCTTCTTCCTGGCCAGCGCCATCTACCGCCTCCCGCTCCACCCCATCGTCATCGGCAGCGTCGCCATGCTCTGGGGCTACTTCTCGAGCGCCGTGCGACGCCTGCCCCGCTACGGCGACGCCGAGTTCCGCCGCTTCCTGCGCCGCTACCAGCACCTGGCGCTGCTGATGGGCAAGGCGGCCGCCAGCAAGCGGGTGGAGGCCGCCCAAGCCGCCGTGTGGCACCGGAGGCACGGCGCGGTCGACGCGGATCCAGCCGCGGCGGGCCAGCGCCGCGCCGGCTGA
- the asnB gene encoding asparagine synthase (glutamine-hydrolyzing) translates to MCGIAGIVGKVNERHAAALKRMSDRMAHRGPDAEGAWRSTPDADGWGVLLAHRRLSILDLSPAGAQPMVDPATGQVIVLNGEIYNYVEIRRRLEAEGQRFGSTGDTAAMLRALATHGHEALGWLRGMFAFALWDPARRELLVARDPLGIKPLYLARNPDPAGDWSLAFASEVRALLASGLLGTPRLDPRAVASVAWNGFVVGPGTAVEGIELAWPGEALTFDGRGAEARRERFWSIPGSAPAEPLDEEGLAGVLEETVRLHLASDVPLAVFLSGGIDSSAVANLAQRATGGAVHTFTLAFEEQALNEGPVARRIAEAIGTRHQEVLLTEQRFVGQLEAALDSLDQPTFDGLNSFYMSHAIRQAGFTVALAGTGGDELFGGYGSFRDLPRLHRASRAVGWLPRDLLVAAARLGTSRLRGGDAALPPQNRWAKLPDMVRHGDDLVALYQLAYALFLPSYQRELVGRGVTETLEVGLPAAMRQRLEAETARRSPVSAVSVLEQRLFLGERLLRDNDVASMAASLEQRVPLVDQALFQAVDRMPDATRYAPTGKKALLRRIGLRGLDPALFDRPKSGFVMPFDRWIRAGLRQVMDSTLRDPGAVSLAGLAPDAVRRLWQGFLEGRSGLYWSRVWAVYVLIRWCQRNDVRA, encoded by the coding sequence ATGTGCGGGATCGCGGGAATCGTCGGGAAGGTCAACGAGCGCCACGCCGCCGCGCTGAAGCGGATGAGCGACAGGATGGCCCACCGCGGCCCGGACGCCGAGGGCGCGTGGCGGTCGACGCCCGACGCCGACGGCTGGGGCGTGCTGCTGGCGCACCGGCGCCTCTCCATCCTGGACCTCTCGCCGGCCGGCGCCCAGCCCATGGTGGACCCGGCCACCGGCCAGGTGATCGTCCTCAACGGGGAGATCTACAACTACGTCGAGATCCGCCGGCGGCTGGAGGCCGAGGGGCAGCGCTTCGGGTCGACCGGTGACACCGCGGCCATGCTGCGCGCCCTGGCCACCCACGGGCACGAGGCCCTCGGGTGGCTGCGCGGGATGTTCGCCTTCGCGCTCTGGGACCCGGCGCGCCGCGAGCTGCTGGTGGCCCGCGATCCCCTGGGCATCAAGCCGCTCTACCTGGCCCGCAACCCGGACCCTGCCGGCGACTGGTCGCTGGCGTTCGCCTCGGAGGTGCGGGCGCTCCTGGCCTCCGGGCTCCTGGGCACCCCGCGGCTCGACCCCAGGGCGGTGGCCTCGGTGGCCTGGAACGGCTTCGTGGTGGGGCCGGGGACCGCGGTGGAGGGGATCGAGCTGGCCTGGCCGGGCGAGGCCCTCACCTTCGACGGGCGGGGCGCCGAGGCGCGGCGCGAGCGCTTCTGGTCCATCCCGGGCTCGGCCCCGGCGGAGCCCCTCGACGAGGAGGGCCTGGCCGGCGTGCTCGAGGAGACCGTGCGGCTGCACCTCGCCAGCGACGTGCCGCTGGCGGTCTTCCTGTCGGGCGGCATCGACTCCTCGGCGGTGGCCAACCTGGCGCAGCGCGCCACCGGCGGCGCGGTCCACACCTTCACCCTGGCCTTCGAGGAGCAGGCGCTCAACGAGGGGCCGGTGGCCCGCCGCATCGCCGAGGCCATCGGCACCCGCCACCAGGAGGTGCTGCTCACCGAGCAGCGGTTCGTGGGCCAGCTCGAGGCCGCCCTGGACAGCCTGGACCAGCCCACCTTCGACGGGCTCAACTCGTTCTACATGTCCCACGCCATCCGGCAGGCCGGGTTCACGGTGGCGCTGGCCGGGACCGGCGGCGACGAGCTCTTCGGCGGCTACGGCTCCTTCCGCGACCTGCCGCGGCTGCACCGCGCCTCGCGCGCGGTCGGCTGGCTGCCGCGCGACCTGCTGGTGGCGGCCGCCCGCCTCGGCACGTCCCGGCTGCGCGGCGGCGACGCCGCCCTCCCGCCGCAGAACCGCTGGGCCAAGCTGCCCGACATGGTCCGGCACGGCGACGACCTGGTGGCCCTCTACCAGCTCGCCTACGCGCTGTTCCTGCCCAGCTACCAGCGCGAGCTGGTCGGCCGGGGCGTCACCGAGACGCTGGAGGTCGGGCTGCCGGCCGCCATGCGCCAGCGCCTGGAGGCGGAGACCGCCCGGCGCAGCCCGGTCTCGGCCGTGAGCGTGCTGGAGCAGCGGCTCTTCCTGGGCGAGCGGCTGCTGCGCGACAACGACGTCGCCAGCATGGCCGCCTCGCTGGAGCAGCGGGTTCCCCTGGTGGATCAGGCGCTGTTCCAGGCGGTCGACCGGATGCCGGACGCGACGCGGTACGCCCCGACCGGCAAGAAGGCCCTGCTGCGCCGCATCGGCCTGCGCGGCCTGGATCCCGCCCTCTTCGACCGGCCCAAGAGCGGCTTCGTGATGCCCTTCGACCGCTGGATCCGGGCCGGGCTCCGCCAGGTCATGGACTCGACGCTGCGGGATCCGGGCGCGGTCAGCCTGGCCGGCCTGGCCCCGGACGCGGTGCGGCGGCTCTGGCAGGGCTTCCTGGAGGGCCGGTCGGGCCTCTACTGGTCGCGGGTCTGGGCCGTCTACGTCCTCATCCGCTGGTGCCAGCGCAACGACGTCCGGGCGTGA
- a CDS encoding WecB/TagA/CpsF family glycosyltransferase, which translates to MAPVDRVELLGLPFDRATMASAVAQCLAWCAGPRTPRTIITINASHVCQMRRDEALRRACLAGDLILADGMSVVWSLALAGLPLPERVAGVDLMARLLEEAGRHGLRVSFLGAKPEVVAALAEQSARRHPGLVVTGARDGYFTPADHPAIVEEIRRQAPHLLFVGMPSPFKETWCEANRAALDVPVVMGVGGSFDVLAGFVRRAPRLFQVAGMEWSWRLLMEPRKMWKRYLLTNSEFIWLALRQVLARRLGRPAAPASGA; encoded by the coding sequence ATGGCACCCGTCGATCGAGTCGAGCTGCTGGGACTGCCCTTCGACCGGGCCACCATGGCGTCGGCGGTGGCGCAGTGCCTGGCCTGGTGCGCCGGTCCGCGCACCCCGCGCACCATCATCACCATCAACGCCTCCCACGTCTGCCAGATGCGCCGCGACGAGGCGCTGCGGCGGGCCTGCCTGGCGGGCGACCTGATCCTGGCGGACGGGATGTCGGTGGTCTGGTCCCTCGCGCTGGCCGGACTGCCGCTCCCGGAGCGGGTGGCGGGCGTGGACCTGATGGCCCGCCTCCTGGAGGAGGCCGGCCGGCACGGCCTGCGGGTCTCCTTCCTCGGGGCCAAGCCCGAGGTGGTGGCCGCGCTCGCCGAGCAGAGCGCCCGGCGCCACCCTGGCCTGGTGGTGACCGGCGCCCGCGATGGCTACTTCACCCCCGCGGATCACCCGGCCATCGTCGAGGAGATCAGGCGGCAGGCGCCGCACCTGCTCTTCGTGGGCATGCCCAGCCCGTTCAAGGAGACCTGGTGCGAGGCCAACCGCGCCGCCCTCGACGTCCCGGTGGTCATGGGGGTGGGCGGGAGCTTCGACGTCCTGGCCGGGTTCGTGCGGCGCGCGCCGCGGCTCTTCCAGGTGGCGGGCATGGAGTGGTCCTGGCGGCTCCTCATGGAGCCGCGCAAGATGTGGAAGCGCTACCTGCTGACCAACAGCGAGTTCATCTGGCTGGCGCTGCGGCAGGTCCTGGCCCGGCGCCTGGGGCGGCCCGCCGCGCCCGCCAGCGGCGCCTGA
- a CDS encoding oligosaccharide flippase family protein has protein sequence MSASTTRHGPAPGGSVARNAFHLVLGQVVTTALAIVFSATLGRRLGAADFGLYFLVTTTVTFAYVVVEWGQVQFVVRELARQPERSGDLLGTTLAWRAAGAAPLAGLTVLVAWGLGYDVRTLGLLALLMLATLPFFLSQAYGLVFRARERMDLDAQVQVAFKAAALPLAIGALALGGGVAGVILAQGAAGLLALGLAWLRSRALHLPPLRVARPAWRELLLGGLPILAIGLAVTVQPYIDVLVLTALVPPAPVGWYGAARNILGTLVAPATILGTASFPRLSRAAADPAQFGLELRSALRTLLGIGALAGVGTYLFAGLAVETIYGERGFGPTADILRVSSPSLYLVCIDVLLASALVALGRPKALAAFKALNVAVCTGASFLLIPWAQARYGNGGIGLVLAFGLSEVMMFAAALRLLPRGTVQGWFAADVARSLAASALTLGLFLVLPPLPPLLGVPLCILAFGAAAAAFGLVTWAELRALADALLRRRAAAPVPPPPAR, from the coding sequence ATGAGCGCTTCGACCACTCGGCACGGGCCGGCGCCGGGTGGCTCCGTGGCCCGCAACGCCTTCCACCTGGTGCTGGGCCAGGTGGTGACCACCGCGCTGGCCATCGTGTTCAGCGCCACCCTGGGGCGCCGGCTGGGCGCGGCCGACTTCGGCCTCTACTTCCTGGTCACCACCACCGTCACCTTCGCCTACGTGGTGGTCGAGTGGGGCCAGGTGCAGTTCGTGGTCCGGGAGCTGGCGCGGCAGCCGGAGCGGTCCGGCGACCTGCTGGGCACCACGCTGGCCTGGCGGGCCGCCGGCGCGGCGCCGCTGGCCGGGCTGACGGTGCTGGTGGCCTGGGGGCTCGGCTACGACGTCCGGACCCTCGGGCTGCTGGCCCTGCTCATGCTGGCCACGCTGCCGTTCTTCCTCTCCCAGGCCTACGGCCTGGTCTTCCGGGCCCGCGAGCGGATGGATCTCGACGCGCAGGTCCAGGTGGCCTTCAAGGCGGCGGCGCTGCCGCTGGCCATCGGCGCGCTGGCCCTGGGCGGCGGCGTGGCCGGGGTCATCCTCGCCCAGGGCGCCGCCGGGCTGCTGGCGCTCGGCCTGGCCTGGCTCAGGAGCCGCGCGCTGCACCTGCCGCCCCTGCGCGTCGCCCGGCCGGCCTGGCGCGAGCTGCTGCTGGGCGGCCTGCCCATCCTCGCCATCGGCCTGGCCGTCACGGTGCAGCCCTACATCGACGTGCTGGTGCTCACCGCGCTGGTGCCCCCCGCGCCGGTGGGCTGGTACGGGGCGGCCCGCAACATCCTGGGGACGCTGGTGGCCCCGGCCACCATCCTGGGGACCGCCTCCTTCCCGCGGCTCTCCCGCGCCGCCGCCGACCCGGCCCAGTTCGGGCTGGAGCTGCGGTCGGCCCTGCGGACCCTGCTGGGGATCGGCGCCCTGGCCGGGGTCGGCACCTACCTCTTCGCCGGGCTGGCGGTGGAGACCATCTACGGCGAGCGGGGCTTCGGCCCGACCGCCGACATCCTGCGGGTCTCCTCCCCGTCGCTCTACCTGGTCTGCATCGACGTGCTCCTGGCCAGCGCCCTGGTGGCCCTGGGCCGGCCCAAGGCGCTGGCGGCCTTCAAGGCGCTCAACGTGGCGGTCTGCACCGGGGCCTCCTTCCTGCTCATCCCGTGGGCCCAGGCGCGGTACGGCAACGGCGGGATCGGGCTGGTCCTGGCCTTCGGCCTCAGCGAGGTGATGATGTTCGCCGCCGCGCTCCGGCTGCTGCCGCGGGGGACGGTGCAGGGCTGGTTCGCCGCCGACGTGGCCCGCTCGCTGGCCGCCAGCGCGCTGACGCTGGGGCTCTTCCTGGTGCTGCCGCCGCTGCCGCCCCTGCTGGGCGTGCCGCTCTGCATCCTGGCCTTCGGGGCCGCCGCCGCCGCCTTCGGCCTGGTGACCTGGGCCGAGCTGCGCGCCCTCGCCGACGCGCTCCTGCGGCGCCGCGCCGCCGCCCCGGTCCCGCCGCCGCCGGCCCGGTAG
- the wecB gene encoding UDP-N-acetylglucosamine 2-epimerase (non-hydrolyzing), whose product MGTRPEAIKMAPVVAALHAAPDLRCTVVATGQHREMFRQVADQFGFAVDADLEVMRPNQSLAQLTARLMDGIDGCLEQRHPDLALVQGDTTTVLVAALACFYRRIPIGHVEAGLRTGDIWSPFPEEVNRRLATPLVSLHFAPTESARTALLREGVCDEAITVTGNTVIDALLLEVELQRREAAVRAGIDADLGALLGEDWSRVPYVLVTGHRRENFGGGIEQICQAIATLAGRFPGHRFVYPVHLNPNVSVHVNRLLGGLANVRLIPPQGYRPFVALLSRCRIVLTDSGGVQEEAPSLGKPVLVMRDTTERPEGVAAGTALLTGARAGAVVEAATRLLTDAAAYEAMAAARNPYGDGRAAGRIVRRIQQHFGLLAPQASAVTAVAT is encoded by the coding sequence ATGGGCACCCGCCCGGAGGCCATCAAGATGGCGCCGGTGGTGGCGGCGCTGCATGCCGCGCCAGACCTCCGCTGCACGGTGGTGGCGACCGGCCAGCACCGCGAGATGTTCCGCCAGGTGGCCGACCAGTTCGGCTTCGCGGTGGACGCCGACCTCGAGGTGATGCGGCCCAACCAGTCGCTGGCCCAGCTGACGGCCCGCCTCATGGACGGGATCGACGGCTGCCTGGAGCAGCGCCACCCGGACCTGGCGCTGGTCCAGGGCGACACCACCACGGTGCTGGTGGCGGCGCTGGCCTGCTTCTACCGGCGCATCCCCATCGGCCACGTCGAGGCCGGCCTGCGGACCGGCGACATCTGGTCGCCCTTCCCCGAGGAGGTCAACCGACGCCTGGCCACGCCGCTGGTGTCCCTCCACTTCGCGCCCACCGAGTCGGCGCGGACCGCCCTGCTGCGCGAGGGAGTGTGCGACGAGGCCATCACGGTGACCGGCAACACGGTCATCGACGCCCTCCTCCTGGAGGTCGAGCTGCAGCGGCGGGAGGCTGCGGTGCGGGCCGGCATCGACGCCGACCTGGGCGCGCTGCTCGGCGAGGACTGGTCGCGCGTCCCCTACGTGCTGGTCACCGGGCACCGCCGCGAGAACTTCGGCGGTGGCATCGAGCAGATCTGCCAGGCCATCGCCACGCTGGCCGGCCGCTTCCCGGGCCACCGCTTCGTCTACCCGGTGCACCTGAACCCCAACGTGAGCGTCCACGTGAACCGGCTGCTCGGGGGGCTGGCCAACGTGCGGCTGATCCCACCCCAGGGCTACCGCCCCTTCGTGGCGCTGCTGTCGCGCTGCCGCATCGTGCTGACCGACTCCGGGGGCGTGCAGGAGGAGGCGCCCTCGCTCGGCAAGCCGGTGCTGGTGATGCGCGACACCACCGAGCGGCCGGAGGGGGTGGCCGCCGGTACGGCGCTCCTGACCGGCGCCAGGGCCGGCGCGGTGGTGGAGGCCGCCACCCGCCTGCTCACCGACGCCGCCGCCTACGAGGCCATGGCCGCCGCCCGGAACCCCTACGGCGACGGCCGGGCCGCTGGTCGCATCGTGCGCCGGATCCAGCAGCACTTCGGCCTGCTGGCGCCCCAGGCGTCCGCCGTCACCGCCGTCGCCACCTGA